A single genomic interval of Asinibacterium sp. OR53 harbors:
- a CDS encoding DUF1624 domain-containing protein: MTSSLTAQVKNNRVESIDLLRGFIMLIMALDHVRDYFHQGAYLYDPTDLTHTTPVVFFTRWITHFCAPIFTFLAGTAAYLSKSRKTTKELSFFLFTRGLWLVVLEMLVVTPGWTFNPYVVLIWQVIWSIGISMICLSALIYLPMPLILVIGLLCMVAHNLLDNVHVQGEGGGAFFWAFLHEQRLFNFSHIHIFVGYPIIPWIGTMATGYCFGRLYASDVDPARRKKALIRLGVGVIMLFIIVRTLNIYGDPHTWAPQHDSVFTLLSFLNTTKYPPSFLYLLMTLGPAFLFLAYAERPLNGFTRKVLVFGRVPLFFYIIHIYFIHLLAVVGAQICGYKWTDMVISTWVTLSPGLKGYGFSLGIVYLIWIGVLVIMYPLCKWYDRYKSSHKEKKWLSYL; the protein is encoded by the coding sequence ATGACGTCATCATTAACTGCCCAGGTAAAAAACAACCGCGTTGAATCGATCGATCTATTGAGAGGTTTTATTATGCTGATCATGGCACTGGACCATGTACGGGATTATTTTCACCAGGGAGCTTATCTCTACGATCCCACAGACCTTACACATACCACACCCGTAGTATTTTTTACACGATGGATCACGCATTTCTGCGCACCGATTTTTACTTTTCTCGCTGGCACAGCTGCTTACCTGAGCAAGAGCCGCAAGACAACCAAAGAACTTTCTTTTTTCCTTTTTACAAGAGGCCTTTGGCTGGTAGTACTGGAAATGCTGGTGGTAACACCGGGATGGACCTTTAATCCTTATGTGGTGCTGATCTGGCAAGTGATCTGGTCCATCGGTATCAGTATGATCTGCCTCTCGGCACTCATCTATTTACCCATGCCGTTGATACTGGTCATTGGCTTGTTGTGTATGGTGGCGCACAACTTGCTCGATAATGTGCACGTGCAGGGAGAAGGAGGCGGCGCATTCTTTTGGGCCTTCCTGCACGAGCAGCGCCTGTTCAATTTTTCACATATACATATTTTTGTCGGTTACCCCATCATACCCTGGATAGGAACCATGGCCACGGGCTATTGTTTCGGAAGGTTGTATGCCAGTGATGTAGACCCTGCGAGAAGAAAGAAAGCGCTGATCAGACTGGGGGTTGGTGTTATCATGCTGTTCATCATCGTACGTACGCTGAACATTTACGGCGACCCCCATACATGGGCGCCGCAACACGATTCTGTGTTTACCCTGCTCTCATTTTTAAATACCACCAAGTACCCGCCTTCCTTCCTGTACCTGCTCATGACATTGGGACCTGCCTTCCTGTTCCTGGCCTACGCAGAACGGCCGTTGAACGGATTCACTAGAAAGGTATTGGTATTCGGAAGGGTGCCCTTGTTCTTTTACATCATCCATATTTACTTCATACACCTGCTGGCCGTCGTTGGCGCTCAAATATGCGGGTACAAATGGACAGACATGGTGATCTCTACATGGGTAACGCTGAGTCCGGGTTTAAAAGGATATGGCTTCAGCCTGGGCATCGTATACCTCATTTGGATAGGCGTATTGGTTATCATGTATCCCTTGTGTAAATGGTACGACCGGTATAAAAGCAGCCACAAGGAAAAGAAATGGCTGAGCTATTTGTAA
- the pyrR gene encoding bifunctional pyr operon transcriptional regulator/uracil phosphoribosyltransferase PyrR — MKTILSEQQLALTVKRLAHQILENNLQLSNTVIIGLQPRGVFLSNRIVAELKKIVGEAAIHYGKLDITFYRDDVRKSLHIANATDIPFSIENKHVVLIDDVLYTGRTIRAALDALLDFGRPSKVSLCVLIDRRFNRELPIQPDYTGKTIDTIVSEKVKVCWKERDEREEVVLL; from the coding sequence TTGAAGACGATCTTATCCGAACAACAACTGGCACTGACCGTTAAAAGGCTGGCCCACCAGATACTGGAAAATAATTTACAACTGTCGAATACCGTCATCATCGGACTGCAGCCCCGCGGTGTATTCCTGAGCAATCGCATCGTGGCCGAACTGAAAAAGATCGTTGGGGAGGCCGCTATCCATTACGGGAAACTGGACATCACTTTTTATCGCGATGATGTGCGGAAGAGCCTGCACATTGCCAATGCCACCGATATTCCTTTCAGCATTGAAAACAAACACGTGGTGCTGATCGATGATGTGCTGTACACCGGCCGCACCATCCGCGCAGCGCTGGATGCCCTGCTTGATTTCGGCCGCCCGTCCAAAGTATCGCTCTGTGTGCTGATAGATCGCCGTTTCAACCGGGAACTGCCCATACAGCCCGATTACACCGGCAAGACCATCGACACCATCGTATCTGAAAAAGTGAAAGTGTGCTGGAAAGAAAGAGACGAACGGGAAGAAGTAGTGTTGTTATAG
- a CDS encoding aspartate carbamoyltransferase catalytic subunit encodes MKLSTKHLLGIKDLNKEDIQLILSTAQQFKEVLQRPVKKVPSLRDVTIVNLFYENSTRTRMSFELAERRLSADVLNFTAGSSSAAKGETLLDTVNNILSMKVDMVVMRHSASGAPHFLAQHIPAAIVNAGDGINEHPTQALLDAFSMQERLGKLEGLKVAIIGDIMHSRVALSNMYLLKKMGAEIMVAGPPTLIPKYITEALDVKVEYNVQRALEWCDVANVLRIQLERQNQPLFSSLREYNLAYGIKRKLLDGLKKEIVIMHPGPINRGVELDSEVADGPHSIVLNQVENGVAVRMAVLYLLAGREN; translated from the coding sequence ATGAAACTATCTACCAAACACCTACTTGGTATCAAAGACCTGAATAAGGAAGATATTCAGTTGATTCTCTCCACCGCCCAGCAATTCAAAGAAGTTTTACAAAGACCCGTAAAGAAAGTTCCCTCGCTCAGGGATGTGACGATCGTGAATCTCTTTTACGAAAATTCCACCCGCACGCGCATGTCTTTTGAGTTGGCGGAAAGACGCCTCTCGGCCGATGTGCTCAATTTCACGGCCGGCAGTTCTTCTGCGGCAAAAGGAGAAACCTTGCTCGACACAGTGAACAATATCCTGAGCATGAAAGTAGATATGGTGGTGATGCGGCACAGCGCTTCGGGTGCGCCACATTTTCTGGCGCAACATATTCCCGCTGCAATTGTGAATGCAGGAGACGGTATCAATGAACATCCCACGCAAGCACTGCTCGATGCATTTTCAATGCAGGAAAGGCTGGGTAAACTGGAGGGACTGAAAGTGGCCATCATCGGCGATATCATGCACAGCCGCGTGGCTTTGAGCAATATGTACCTGCTGAAGAAAATGGGCGCAGAGATCATGGTGGCAGGTCCGCCTACACTGATACCCAAATACATTACCGAAGCCCTCGATGTGAAGGTGGAATACAATGTGCAGCGTGCCCTGGAATGGTGCGATGTGGCAAATGTGCTGCGCATACAACTCGAAAGACAGAACCAACCCCTGTTCTCATCGCTCAGGGAATACAACCTGGCCTATGGTATCAAAAGAAAATTACTCGACGGCCTCAAAAAAGAGATCGTGATCATGCACCCGGGCCCCATCAACAGGGGCGTGGAGCTGGACAGCGAAGTGGCCGACGGACCACATTCGATTGTACTGAACCAGGTGGAGAATGGGGTGGCAGTGCGTATGGCGGTACTCTATCTGCTGGCCGGCAGGGAAAATTAA
- a CDS encoding DNA replication/repair protein RecF has protein sequence MLRLRSITLLQFRNYSQAQFDFNERVVGISGLNGSGKTNLLDAIYYLSFSRSYFSRPDSLNVHHGSIGMRIDGAYQLNEKDHRLACILRETNRKEIILDNEAYKKVSDHIGRFPCVMIAPDDLVLITGGSEERRKFTDTLLSQLSQPYMQQLIDYNKIIQQRNSLLKQLSETGSSDTALMQVLDEQLISRAQFIFEERRTFLEIFFPAIQSVYTRIAGKADGLQIRYESQLLHGDMKSLLKTAYHKDLALQRTTVGIHRDELVFLMDHAAFKTEASQGQRKSLLFALKLAEWQVLKEKKGFTPILLLDDVFEKLDAQRMQQLLHWVCAENDGQVFISDTHEERLKEHLNETGVPYQIIQLSLHHG, from the coding sequence ATGTTGAGGCTCCGATCCATAACCCTGTTACAGTTTCGTAATTATTCGCAAGCACAGTTCGATTTCAACGAACGTGTGGTGGGTATTTCCGGTCTCAACGGATCGGGCAAGACCAACCTGCTCGATGCCATCTATTACCTCAGTTTTTCCAGGAGTTATTTTTCCCGTCCCGATTCGCTGAACGTACACCATGGCAGCATCGGTATGCGCATTGATGGCGCCTATCAACTGAACGAAAAAGACCATCGGCTCGCCTGCATTCTCCGCGAGACCAACCGCAAAGAGATCATCCTCGATAACGAAGCGTATAAAAAAGTATCCGATCATATCGGCCGTTTTCCCTGTGTGATGATCGCCCCCGATGATCTCGTGCTGATCACCGGCGGAAGTGAAGAAAGAAGGAAATTCACCGACACGCTGCTCTCGCAATTGAGTCAGCCTTACATGCAGCAGCTGATCGATTACAACAAGATCATCCAGCAAAGGAATAGCCTGCTCAAACAGCTATCCGAAACAGGCAGTAGCGATACAGCATTGATGCAGGTACTGGATGAACAACTGATTTCGAGAGCGCAATTCATTTTTGAGGAAAGAAGAACTTTCCTGGAAATATTTTTCCCGGCCATTCAATCGGTCTATACACGTATTGCCGGCAAAGCCGATGGACTGCAGATACGCTATGAAAGCCAGTTACTGCATGGAGATATGAAAAGCCTACTCAAAACAGCTTATCACAAAGACCTCGCTTTACAAAGAACCACAGTAGGCATTCATCGCGACGAACTGGTGTTCCTGATGGATCATGCTGCTTTCAAGACCGAAGCATCGCAGGGGCAGCGGAAAAGCCTGCTCTTTGCGCTCAAACTGGCCGAATGGCAGGTACTGAAAGAAAAAAAAGGATTCACGCCCATCCTTTTGCTCGATGATGTATTCGAAAAACTCGATGCACAGCGCATGCAGCAATTGTTGCATTGGGTTTGTGCCGAAAACGACGGGCAGGTGTTCATTTCAGATACACACGAGGAAAGGCTGAAAGAGCATTTGAATGAAACAGGGGTGCCTTACCAAATCATTCAACTATCTTTACACCATGGGTGA
- a CDS encoding DUF1599 domain-containing protein gives MSQTDQQFNQAIAQCRDIFLKKTKDYGTAWRVLRTISVVDQIFIKALRIRNLQELETQKVQDDIPSEFMGIVNYAVIGLIQLELNDAMVEELPLERVEKLYAQAVDMARHTMQDKNHDYGEAWREMSQESFADLILMKLMRIRQILNNDGKTLISEGIDANYVDIVNYAVFALILIGEGKH, from the coding sequence ATGAGCCAGACCGACCAGCAATTCAACCAGGCCATCGCACAGTGCAGGGATATTTTTCTCAAGAAGACAAAAGATTATGGCACGGCCTGGCGTGTATTGCGCACCATTTCCGTGGTTGACCAGATCTTCATCAAAGCGCTGCGCATACGCAACCTGCAGGAATTGGAAACGCAGAAAGTACAGGATGATATCCCATCTGAATTCATGGGCATCGTGAACTATGCGGTCATTGGGTTGATACAACTGGAACTGAACGATGCCATGGTGGAAGAATTACCCCTGGAGCGGGTAGAAAAACTATATGCCCAGGCTGTAGATATGGCCCGCCATACCATGCAGGATAAAAACCACGATTACGGAGAAGCCTGGAGGGAGATGAGCCAGGAAAGCTTTGCCGACCTCATTCTCATGAAACTCATGCGCATCAGGCAGATACTCAACAACGATGGAAAAACACTGATCAGCGAAGGTATCGATGCCAATTATGTAGACATTGTGAACTATGCTGTTTTTGCCCTTATCCTGATAGGTGAAGGGAAGCATTAA
- the coaD gene encoding pantetheine-phosphate adenylyltransferase, which yields MKRICLFPGTFDPVTLGHIDIINRALPLFDKIYIGIGINSAKTPMFSPEQRQEWFKEIYNGEPRVESVIYEGLTINFCKSIGARFILRGIRYVSDFEYEKTIADANRTLDKNIETIFLTGEPKYTSVASTIVRDILRNGGDASPFLPDVVIRSIHHR from the coding sequence ATGAAAAGAATCTGCCTGTTTCCCGGAACCTTCGATCCTGTTACATTGGGACATATCGATATCATCAACCGCGCGTTGCCACTCTTCGATAAAATTTATATTGGTATTGGCATCAATTCGGCTAAAACGCCCATGTTCAGTCCCGAACAACGCCAGGAATGGTTCAAAGAAATTTACAACGGAGAGCCCCGTGTGGAAAGTGTGATCTATGAAGGACTTACTATTAATTTTTGCAAATCGATTGGTGCGAGGTTCATACTCAGGGGGATACGTTACGTGAGTGATTTTGAATACGAAAAGACTATTGCCGACGCCAACCGTACGCTAGACAAAAACATAGAAACGATTTTTCTTACAGGAGAACCTAAATACACATCGGTGGCTTCTACCATTGTGCGCGATATCCTGCGCAATGGAGGCGACGCGTCGCCCTTCCTTCCCGACGTTGTCATCCGCTCGATACATCATCGATAA
- a CDS encoding ABC transporter permease produces MLSLIARKMLYGLLVLAGVIVVVFFLFQGFGDPARLVLGQTGDKATIENIRKELALDKPRWQQFLLYLNDVSPVGIHTEAEIKAKDLKGFFIGGETKLGLKVPYLRRSYQTKKNVGEVLMDALPGTLILAVAAMLMATIVGILLGILAAVKQNTWMDTGSVFASVLGISAPSFFMGIVLAYVFGFVLSRYTGLHMTGSLFDIDPFTGKSLQLKNLVLPALTLGIRPLAIITQLTRSAMLDVLDQDFIRTAYAKGLSRKRVIFRHALRNALNPVITAVTGWFAELLAGAFFVEYIFGWKGIGKVTVDALEKLDFPVVMGSVLVTASFFILVNLIADLLYGIVDPRVSSS; encoded by the coding sequence ATGCTGTCGCTCATTGCCCGTAAAATGTTATATGGTCTGCTGGTACTCGCCGGCGTGATCGTGGTGGTCTTCTTTTTGTTCCAGGGCTTTGGCGATCCGGCAAGGCTGGTACTCGGACAAACCGGCGATAAAGCCACTATTGAAAACATACGCAAAGAACTGGCGCTGGACAAGCCCAGGTGGCAGCAATTCCTCCTTTATTTGAATGATGTGTCGCCAGTAGGCATACACACAGAAGCGGAGATCAAGGCCAAGGACCTGAAAGGTTTTTTTATCGGGGGAGAAACCAAGCTGGGCTTGAAAGTACCTTACCTGCGGCGCTCATACCAGACCAAAAAGAATGTGGGCGAAGTATTGATGGATGCCCTGCCGGGTACACTGATCCTGGCTGTTGCAGCCATGCTCATGGCAACGATTGTGGGAATCCTGTTGGGCATACTGGCTGCCGTGAAGCAAAATACCTGGATGGATACCGGCTCTGTATTTGCGAGTGTGCTGGGTATTTCGGCGCCTTCTTTCTTTATGGGTATTGTACTGGCTTATGTGTTTGGTTTTGTGCTCAGTCGTTATACGGGTTTGCACATGACGGGCAGCCTGTTTGATATAGATCCGTTTACTGGTAAATCATTGCAACTGAAAAACCTGGTACTGCCTGCACTCACTTTAGGCATTCGTCCGCTGGCCATCATTACCCAGTTAACGCGCAGCGCCATGCTCGATGTGCTGGACCAGGATTTTATCAGAACGGCTTATGCAAAGGGATTGAGCAGGAAACGCGTGATTTTCCGTCATGCTTTACGCAATGCACTCAATCCCGTGATCACTGCTGTTACCGGCTGGTTTGCAGAACTGCTGGCCGGGGCTTTTTTTGTGGAATATATTTTTGGATGGAAGGGGATCGGAAAGGTAACAGTGGATGCGCTGGAGAAACTCGATTTTCCAGTGGTGATGGGAAGTGTGTTGGTGACGGCTAGTTTTTTTATACTGGTAAACTTGATAGCCGATTTGCTGTATGGCATCGTAGATCCGCGTGTCTCGTCATCCTGA
- a CDS encoding BT_3928 family protein → MKQVLTIIRWLVGLLFIFSGLVKANDPLGLSYKMQEFFEVWGWNGFHDYTLSLSLIMNTFEIGAGVAVIVGWQQKLVNWLLLLLIIFFSFLTGYALLSGKIKTCGCFGDCLPLTPAQSFGKDLVLLLLILILFFSTAADGRNKGAGFAVFVAVLLTSALQWYVLKHLPLIDCLPYKAGNNIAEQMKQPAGAVPDSMSIVFTYRKNGKALTFDQDHFPPDFDSTYQYVGRQDKIARKGNGLQPAIPEFAIQTITGMDTTSALFASADNYLLAMTKDMNGVDQWKAALETVASKALQQKIPLFLVTAEPEKAMILFPHYHILKCDAIVLKTAARVRPTFFLMKGATVVKKLAYADAGKIW, encoded by the coding sequence ATGAAACAAGTATTGACCATTATCCGCTGGCTGGTGGGACTGCTGTTCATTTTCTCGGGCCTGGTAAAAGCCAACGATCCGCTCGGACTCAGTTACAAAATGCAGGAATTTTTTGAAGTGTGGGGATGGAATGGTTTTCACGATTATACACTAAGCCTTTCCCTCATCATGAATACATTCGAAATAGGAGCTGGTGTGGCGGTGATCGTAGGATGGCAGCAAAAACTGGTGAACTGGTTATTGCTTTTGCTCATTATTTTCTTCAGCTTCCTCACGGGCTATGCACTGCTCTCGGGTAAGATCAAAACCTGCGGATGTTTTGGTGATTGTCTTCCGCTTACACCTGCACAATCTTTCGGGAAAGACCTGGTCTTGCTGTTATTGATTCTCATACTCTTTTTTTCTACTGCTGCCGACGGCCGAAACAAAGGAGCCGGGTTCGCGGTGTTCGTAGCGGTGTTGCTCACTTCGGCTTTGCAATGGTATGTGTTGAAGCATTTGCCATTAATTGATTGCCTGCCTTATAAAGCAGGAAATAATATTGCGGAACAGATGAAACAGCCAGCAGGCGCTGTGCCCGATAGCATGTCTATCGTATTCACTTACCGGAAGAATGGAAAAGCACTCACATTCGACCAGGACCATTTTCCACCCGATTTCGACTCTACCTACCAGTACGTTGGCCGGCAGGATAAAATAGCCAGGAAAGGGAATGGCCTTCAACCGGCGATCCCCGAGTTTGCTATACAAACCATCACCGGCATGGATACCACTTCTGCCTTATTTGCTTCTGCTGACAATTACCTGCTGGCAATGACCAAAGATATGAATGGGGTAGATCAATGGAAGGCAGCGCTCGAAACAGTAGCCAGCAAAGCTTTGCAGCAAAAAATACCGCTGTTCCTGGTTACGGCGGAACCCGAAAAAGCAATGATACTCTTCCCACACTATCACATTTTAAAATGCGATGCCATTGTGCTGAAAACAGCGGCAAGGGTAAGACCTACCTTCTTTTTAATGAAGGGAGCTACCGTTGTTAAAAAACTGGCTTATGCAGATGCGGGTAAAATTTGGTAG
- a CDS encoding DUF721 domain-containing protein: MGEFHIGDALKGFLKKSPLRNGIRAVQIEEIWENLMGKTIAKYTDKIQIINQKLFIHTAVGPLKNELIYQKEQIIQRVNEAFGEKVITEVIVQ; the protein is encoded by the coding sequence ATGGGTGAATTTCACATCGGTGATGCACTGAAAGGATTTTTGAAGAAGAGTCCACTGCGTAACGGTATCCGTGCTGTGCAGATAGAAGAGATATGGGAGAACCTGATGGGTAAAACCATTGCCAAGTATACCGACAAAATACAGATCATCAACCAGAAACTATTCATCCATACCGCTGTTGGTCCGTTGAAAAATGAGTTGATCTACCAGAAAGAGCAGATCATACAAAGAGTGAATGAAGCGTTTGGCGAGAAAGTGATTACTGAAGTCATCGTACAGTGA